CTCCCACCCGGTGTACACCATCGTGTCGCAACTGGCGAAAAAAGCGCAGATACCTATGCCCCGGGTTTATCTCATCAATAATCCAACGCCCAACGCCTTCGCCACGGGCCGTAATCCTGAACATGCCAGCATTGCCGTCACCAGCGGCATTTTGACGCGAATGACCCCGGAGGAATTAACCGGCGTTCTCGCCCATGAGATGGCTCACGTGGTTCATCGGGACACGCTCATCAGCGCCATTGCCGCAACACTGGCCGGTGCCATTGGCAGTATCGCCAACATGTTCATGTGGACCTCGGTTGCCAACCATAACAGCGACAATGAAAACACGCATCCCGTGGTCGGATTGCTGATGATGATTCTGGCGCCCTTGGCTGCTGGATTGATTCAAATGGCCGTCTCCCGTTCGCGGGAATATGAAGCCGATGCGTTTGGCGCTGAGCTTACTGGCCATCCTTTATGGCTTGCCAGTGCGTTGGCCAAATTGGAAACTGCCAGTCAACAGGAAGATTTTACCGAGGCCGATGCGCACCCTAATACGGCGCATATGTTTATCGTCAACCCCCTGAGTGGTCAGAAAATAGCCGAATTATTTTCTACCCATCCCATTACTGCCGAACGAATCAAACGTTTGCAGGCCATGGCGGCAGGTAATTAACAAGATGCCTTGCGTTATGCAGGCATTCTAAGGATAATTTGCTATTTTTAGATGAGACGGGTAAAGCATGGGACAGTTCAAAACGTTTATTATTCATCATTGGGCCATGGTGACAGCCCTGATTGTCGTCCTGATCATGATCTTTGTTAATGAACTGAAGGCACAGCGTAGCCGCGGCAAAGAACTGCCTCCACAGGCAGCGATTAAATTAATTAACGATGACAATGCTGTCGTCATCGATCTACGCGATGCCGAAAATTACCGTAAAGGCCACATCATCGATTCCATTCGCGCCACCGAGGACGATTTTGAGCAGAATAAAATGGACAAGTACAAAGACAAACCCATCATTCTTGTTTGTGGACGCGGTTTGCAATCAGCGGCCCTGGCTGCTAAATTGCGTACACAAGGATTTGTCAATCCGG
This Legionella sp. MW5194 DNA region includes the following protein-coding sequences:
- the htpX gene encoding zinc metalloprotease HtpX, giving the protein MNNIKTFILLAALTAVLMIIGRLLGGQVGMMIALVLALVMNMGAYWYSDKIVLRMYNAQPLDPSHPVYTIVSQLAKKAQIPMPRVYLINNPTPNAFATGRNPEHASIAVTSGILTRMTPEELTGVLAHEMAHVVHRDTLISAIAATLAGAIGSIANMFMWTSVANHNSDNENTHPVVGLLMMILAPLAAGLIQMAVSRSREYEADAFGAELTGHPLWLASALAKLETASQQEDFTEADAHPNTAHMFIVNPLSGQKIAELFSTHPITAERIKRLQAMAAGN
- a CDS encoding rhodanese-like domain-containing protein, whose protein sequence is MGQFKTFIIHHWAMVTALIVVLIMIFVNELKAQRSRGKELPPQAAIKLINDDNAVVIDLRDAENYRKGHIIDSIRATEDDFEQNKMDKYKDKPIILVCGRGLQSAALAAKLRTQGFVNPVVLAGGISAWQAADLPLVKGK